TAAGTCACTGGAATGTCACTGAAATTGCTGTTTGTATCCTTTCTTTAGTTGATTGCACCAGGAACTCTTTGCCGGGACCAGGCTAGATCATGTGACCTGCCTGAATATTGTACAGGCAAATCCCCTTTCTGCCCTGCAAACTTCTACCAGTTGGATGGTACTCCATGTGCAGACGGAAGAGCCTACTGCTACAGTGGGATGTGCCTCACGTATGAACAGCAGTGCGTGCAACTCTGGGGTTATGGTAAGCTGTTCTCTGAGAAGAGAAAGTCATCAAATGGTGGAGAAAGGGCTTGCATCTTGAAGGTTAGGGGAATTAAGAAACAAATGGTTCCTGCAGTTTGTTCAGATTGAAGAAAGTGGGACATAGACTTAAATCTCCCTACTTTGAGTAGAAGAAGGAGTTTTAGGAGGAGGAGCTAAATTACATGGTATAGGTTAAGAAAAATGGAATCTCATGACATTCTATTTATACCACAGCTGTTAATGACTACTTGCTATTACATTATAAGTCGTCTAGTATGTGCTGTGGTTTGAACTTTGGGGGATAACTGGAGAAGAGGATTCAAATATCTGCTCAGCCACGGAAACCCACTGAATATTACAATTTTAGGCAAGTCATActcagcctcagtgggagaaaaaggcaactccatctgaacaaatattactaagaaaaccccatgataggattGCCTTGGAGTCATCATAAGTTCATAATGACTTGAAGATatgcaacaataaaattattattattattattattattattattattattattatgttaatgtttatgtttatgtttatcttGTCAAATTCTCAGATGTTCGAAGACTAAACCAGTGCATTTAAATTACACAATTTTAGGAAATATAGAATATGGCTcaatttctcttctttttattttGCCTCTAATGTAGTGGGATCTTTTTTCATCTTATTATCCTCCTAGAAACCTTAAATCTATCACTTAAAATTTATATGAGTTGTATCACAAATTCACATGCCAAGACATGTCATTTGCTAAACTGAAACATAGGTCCTATggtatgtattttttaattttgctGTCATGCTAGCTCATATCATAAGAAGAGTTATACTGTCTTAGATTTAGTATCTTAAATAATAATGCCCTTTTTCATATTTCTGCTTTTTTAATCTGACAAGGACACTGGGTGTGAAACCAGAACTGTGGatgaaatttggtgggcattgattgcTGGTGGCTTATGTCactaaacaatgatagatttcaGACTGAACTTTGAAgaagttatccaaggtgctgaatatcCTCTCTGCCCTTGCAATAATATGTTCAGTGTCATGGATACTTTCTGAAAAGTTGAGACAGAAACATGGGGCAGGTTCATCGTCTAATGACATGGAAGCCACAAGTTGCTACTGCAGATGGGTTATAGCTTGCACAAGCTCCCTCTTCTATGGAGACTAATCCTAGGAATTACTTCTACACAGGAGCAAGGCCAGCACCTGACCTCTGCTTTGAGAAGGTTAATGCTGCAGGAGATTCTTATGGGAACTGTGGAAAGGACATCTATGGCAGATACAAGAAGTGCAATACAAGGTAGAAAGCAATCCAAACTATATGGGATGAAATGCTAAAGGTTGAAAAATTAAGTAAATCTATACTATTATAGACTACAAATTAATATTGATTCCTTAGCAGAGTTGTTATTACAATGGAATTCCTAACTTTAGTGCTACATTGGTTATTATATTCACTGCCTTGGGGTTGGGGAAAATGGTCATCCCATAATCTGCTGGACTCCAGTAACCATCATTCTTAGCAAGGTTGACCAGtgataggaatgatgggagttttagttccatGCCTCTTGAGGGACTGCAGATTCTCTACCTAATAAGGGGGCTTCTGTTTAGGAAAAGGATGGTAGTGGTGTAGTTATTCCTCCTTTCATCTCCTCTTAGAACTGACTTTTCCCACAACTATGCCTGAAAACATAACATTAATCCCTGGCTAATTTTCAGGAGATCTGAAGATAAGTCTGGGTTTGAGTATTAGGCTCTGGGGGACAGAACAGTAATCTAGTTTTGAATTTAATTAACTTCAATTTGGATTATCAGCAACTGATCCTGTGGAAGGTTTTGAGACATCACGGGCACTACAAATCTTTGTGGAAATCATCATGCATTTAATCTGACTTTTTAACCTATAGCATCTTATTTCACCAGAGATGCAAAGTGTGGCAAGATACAGTGTCAGAGTTCTGCTTCCAAGCCTTTGGAATCCAATGCTGTTGCGATTGACACAACCATTTTATTAAATGGAAGGCAGATCCGCTGTCGTGGAACTCACGTATATCGAaatgaagaaaatgaaggagaTATGTTGGATCCTGGATTAGTGATGGCCGGAACAAAGTGTGGAGACAGTCATGTAAGTGCCTGTTTCCTATTGCACCCTTATATCTTATCCCCAATGGTCTCTTGGAAGACAATGTTCAGCACAGTTAAGTTTGACACACTTTTTTTGTGCCGTAAAACATGGATtatcctccaactctatgatggcTTGCATTTGAACAACTTCATAGTGTTCTCCAttttttcagtgttgttcttAATGTTTTTCTCCTACAGATTTGCTTTGAAGGACATTGTCGAAACACTTCCTTTTTTGAAACTGGAGACTGTGAGAAGAAATGCAATGGTCATGGAGTAAGTATCTTGACTTCTGGAATTTTAGTTGGATATATATTGTGTGCCTGTTTTATTTgctaagtattattattaataatagtaataataataataataataataataataatttacttgcCTCTCTTTATAGATTGAGGTAGGGAATGTTATTTAAAATAGTATATAAAACTGTTAAAAGAACATATCTAAGTATCATTGAACTATGTTAAGTAGTAGTTGATGCAGAAAGAATGTTTGTACACATACAATTTCCACAAGTTTTAAAGTCACGTAAAGAAAGTAAATAAGTGATATTAGCATCCACTACAATTGTGGTTCTCAGAATCACATATTTAGGAAACTAGCAATTACATTTTCCTAGTGTGCCACAGACCAGGCCTGTATTTGTGCCCATGGACTGTGGTTGTTTTGTTGCTTCCTAGAAAACTACCAGGAAGTTGTGGACTGCCATTTTGTGCTATACTGCTTTGCAAATTAAATCTACAAGGTGCAGTAATTTAAATGTTAGGCTTGAATTTTGgaaaaccaggattcaaatcccttctCATCCAAGGAAGCTGTCTTGATGGCCTTGGGAAAATAACATTCTTTCATCTTCAAAGGACGGCAATGGAAAActtcctttagatcagtggtttccaaacttatttggcctacctcctggaaatcaatttttctaaatcttctttcttttatgctttcacctgccccttacagttattcatcgcccaaacgcacctgtggccattacccccccccccccggatcgctGCAGCGCCCACCAGGGGGCAGTaacacccactttgggaatcactgctttagataAATGGCACAAAGAAAATGCTATTATAGCATTGCCATAACAGCACTTTTGTTATTTCAGAAACATAAATTGTATTATATACATAATACAAGTTCTTTTTTCCTATTGGACTAGTTTTCATAATGAAATCCACACACAACCAGGTAAAATTATATAGTTTTATTTGACTAGAATGATAATATTAGGTATATTAAAAGTATAGTTATTGCAAACTGATATGTTAATtacatttcattataaatggtctTACAAGGTCCTAAACAAAATCTACTTATTCGTTTTTGTCAATTTATtgacataaacaataaaaacagaacaaCCATCAACAACTGTAAAACAGAGAAAACAATTTTGTCACTGGAAACTTTCTATTGTGTTTAAGGAGCATGAAGCATTTATTCCCATAAAAAGAACTGTAGAAAGGATACCAAGACTAGGAAATGTTTTTAGaaacatttctgtttttagaaaGAATGGATagcataaatatacaaaataaacacCTTTCTTCTCTTAAACATTTCATTCATCATTCTAGGTAAAAGCCCAAATCCATTTTTCCAATTGTTCAAataagaaaaatggaaaatgaaactaTTTTAGttcttaaaatgcattttaaaataaaccaaCGGGTTGAAAGGCCTTTAGATTTTTTGATATATATCTATTCTTCATATTTAATGATGAAGATTATGTAAAGAGGAAGGCAGATTAAATTGCCTATGGTTAATTCAAGATGGTTAATTCAGGATCTGTTTTCCTGTTGGACTATTTTTCATAATAAAATCCACACACAAACAGAATTTCCATTGGACTTTACAAAGTTAGAGGTGGGTGGGATCTGAGGTACCAGTTACAACACAGAATGTTAGGGGATAATGTCCTCCAGGATGAAATTTAACTGGAGCTTTTTAATGTTTCTTGAACCTAACAAAGACAGTGAATGTAGGCTCCTAATGATTTGTTAAGCATAGAAGAAAATACTGTTGGGTCTTTTTGAACATGAAATGGATGTCTTAAGTTGCATTTGAGAAGATGCTATCCCCACCTGTTGCAGCTAGACAATATTAGGGGGAAGATATGCTGAAAAGTTAAAAATAGTGGGGAGCTGTCTCCATCCTATTTCAGGAATGTGCTTATGCTCTAAGAGACTTTTGATTGATGGAAATATATCCCCTGGAACTCAGATAGCATctgatagcaatgaaaataatgttcaaaCCCTGCATTTCCCAGAAAGAGTGATTGGTTCTCAGGGTTATTCTTCATGTAGATCTTGAATTTTACAAACAGATGCCAATAGATGGTGCAGGTCCTCCTTACTCATTGAAGCTTTCATATGTGGATGCGGTTTGGGAGGGATTGAAACAATCAGTGTTTGCTGTAATCTGGATATTCTGTAATTGTCTTCTCTACAGGTTTGCAACAACAATCAGAACTGCCATTGTTTCAGTGGATGGGCACCTCCATTTTGTGATAAATCCGGGAATGGGGGAAGCCTGGACAGTGGCCCCATGCCTCCAAAAAGTGGGTCTGATTCATGTTATTTGTAGGAATGACCTgtgaattggggagggggggggttgttgcTGAAGGTTAGGGTGGTCAGAAGCAAGAGAGCACATTAAGACCAATTTGGCTGGGTAGCAGTGGTCTTTAGACTGTTAGAGTTTTCCTCCCTCATGTGATAAAAAACATTTGCTGCAATTCATCTTTCACTCAAGTATTAAGAACAGGATACCTGTTCTCTAGTTTCTTGCATCTGATTAGCATGGGTGAAGAAGCATTAAAGTAGGACACAAGTAACATCAATGCATttcccttgtgtttttttttttttttcatacagATCTTCTTGCTATCACAGTAGGAATCCTGGTTTCTATTGTGTTTTTGATTGTGATTGGAGTGGTTTTTTGCTACTATAAATGGAGAACCAAACTTGTGCCACTAAAGAAGATGATCACAATCCCCAAGAAAACTCAGCAATTCAGGTGAATGTTTATTGTATACTGGTAACTGGTATATTTTCAGATATGGGACTGAATGTGTGGTTTCCTGTGGCCCTATGCAATCCATTCATAATTGAAAAGTATCAAAACCACAGCTAATTCCTTTGTCCTATGTAAAAATTTCAGTTACATCCTCCCTCAAGCATTCAGTTCATGTAAAGTTCATCATAATAGCTAAAATGATGGAGTTagactacagctctggagaccagggttcatatccctgcttggccatggaaacccactgggtgaccttgagcaagacTCTCTCTTTTATCCTCAGAGGAGAGCAAAGACATTctatctctgaacaaatcttgccaagaacccCTGTGATAAACTCACTTTAGggtcacgataaataaaaaatgacttgaaggtacacaacaacaatagagcTCATCATCCAGAGCTATCCCACTGCAAAATTAATCTAGTTTTATCTCATCTAGATCTGGAGTGTAAACTTATCTCAATCCAGAAATGCTGGACATTATTTAGAATTACTTTGGCCATGGCCTAACATAAATATAATTACatatcttggggtgcatctatgcaaGCCACTTCATTTGAGACAAGTCTGGAGAAACAATGCTCTGGACAGGCTCCCAGGGTGGTTATGATGCCTGTCTCTATTTCTCAGCAGCAGAGTCCCCATCATCTGACTGATTCAGTCCTACTGGATTGTCATCTGACCTTGGCAGTCTCTGATTGCCAGTTTTGAACTCCCACAGAACTCCAGAAGGCTCCTGGATGTCACTAGGTACTTTTGCTGACAATAGCAAAGGTGCTCTTGTGATCAGAGGAAAGGATCACACCACATGTGGACAGTGGACCAGTCCGATTAAAGCCTGTCCAGCTGTTCACACTAACCCAACCTCTCTCAATGCAGGGTAAAACCAGGTTAGCTGATTTTACAACATGTTACAGACTAGATTTTATACCATgttatgcagtcatgccacatgaccttggaggtgtctacggacaacagcagctcttcgacttagaaatggagatagacaacaccccccagagtcggacacaactagaattaatgtcaaggggaaacctttacctcttttTATGGACTAGAGGTCCCTTGATATCTGTTGTGTGACCAGGAGTAATCTTTGTTTGACTTCTAGGGTTTGGGCCAGTTGGATCTAGGCTTGAGAATATTTGGATCTAGTATAACTCAGCTGTCCCCTTACCCTCCCCATTCCCTCTTTGCACTTTTCTGTTAGCTAATCACTAAAATCAACCAACACAAGGAAGTTATGCTATCTTCTGTCTATTTCTAACCTACTACAGTCAGCACGTCTTTTAATTAGGATTGTGTTGTAATTCTAGGTTTATTTTGCTCATGAGTGCAAATTGTTCTCCTGAAACCCTAACTTGAATCTGTGTCTTTCTATTTCTTGTCTAGTTTAACTTATTCAGTTCTGTCTGTATGGGGAATCTTGAATATTTGATCACCATTAAACATGGGCATTAACAAGTAACTAGAAATAATTTGTGATTCTTGTTTCCTTGTGTTCTCTCAAAACAGCACGACTCCTCCTATTCAGAATGTTGCAAATGGTCATGCCAACCCAGCCTTCAAACTGAAAACCCCACAGGAGCAGAGAAAGGTATTTCAGACATTTTTGTATGGAAATGAATAATGCTTCTTTTTCTATGTGTTCTTAACTCTGACTGACCCTGTGCTGATCCAAGTCAATGATTCCCTCATACTATTCACATAAAAGATAGGATTCAAAGCCAAGATTTTGGTAAAGGCATTGTTTAGGGTTACAACTTCCAGACTCCTTCAGGGGCTGTGGAAGATGTCATTCTAAAAGTTACTTTCCCTAGCTCTGCCAGTGCTGTAACTACAAGACTACTCTCTTGTTATACTGTACAAAAAACAGGATCAAACAGCACTCGTTTGGGGCCTTCCAAAGGACAATGGTCTCTCTGCAATTTTTGTTTGTGATTTTTTAGTCCGTCACTGCTTTTAAGTCTTCTTAAAAATTGAATTAATTGTTTTGCATGATGAGTTAGTATGGTTTATATTTCATACAGAACCTACAACCAAGGGCTTTGAAGGATGTGAGGCAGAAATGTCTAAATTAATAAACAAGataaagaggggaaaaaataccTGGCAATAATATTGAAATTTGGTATAAACACATAAACATGTTGGATTGGTTTCAACAGGATTGGTGAAAAGGGCTTAGCTTGTGAGAAGTACCTACACTTGATTTTCAGCTTCCTTCAGCAAAGTCTCATTGCTTTCTAGATTTGACTGGAAGGACAGCCGTAAGGAAAAGGGAGATTTAGCTTGCCTACTTGCTTGCATTTAAAACCCATATCCAACAGTTCTCATTAGGAATTTGACGTTCCTAACAAAGAAAGCTGAGTATTGCAGTGGTTTGGGCAATATTATCTTGTGTGGTTTTCATATAGGTTCTTGGCATACAGAATATTCCTCCTAAACCAGAAGTACTTTACTGCCAACCGCCACCTGAGCTTGGAGTCCATGCCCGACCTCCACCTCCTCTCCTGGCTAACTACACAAGGAATCCTCCCATTCCAGGGGGGCAGAGTGAGACAAAGAATTTACCCCGAAGGACACCGCCAAATAGGCCAGCACCTCCAGCTCCAAAAGTCACTGTTTCACAGGTAAGAGTATTTCAGTAAGACGAAGGACATCTCCAGCATTGGTCTCACTTGTTTCCCTTGCTTGCTCAGAATTTACAGAGTAAATatgtgatttctgggagtccgTGAgctacttttgcatctatttgcaaaTGTGTACAATTGTAATAATGCTGAAATTTTTGTTTGGTTGATTTAGAAACAACACATTTTGGATGAAAGCTTCCCAAATCCTCCTGCCAGCATGATTATGTTTGTTCACTGGAGAACTCTGAgagttattgttttttaaaaaaaacaaaaacaaaacccaccattttttaaaagttatcatTTGGTGAATACTCCTCAACATTTACTTTTGGCCACTAGTTATATGCACTGGAAATGCTACAACACTTAGCACTGAAGAGCAACAACACTATACAGTGGGCAGTAATAATAGTCTTAATGACCTTCTATGCCCACCTATTATGAACCTTCTATGTCTACCCATCTTGACACTGTGTGATAGAAACTGATACTCTTAGGAATGTTTCTCCACCTCTTATTCTTCTCATGAGTCCTCTCTTGACCTTCCAAGATGTAGTTATGCTTAGATCAGGACCTTGAGTAATTTTCCTATCTTAGATTGGCATTTCTACAATAAAGTTAAGTTTCTTTCTTCAAGCCATTGGTGTGTTTGCTCCTTATATCAAGATCTCTAACTACTACATGCACTCTAACAATGTGCACTAGGACTAAACATTTGTATAACCATATTTCCTTGACATTCCTGATGCAGAGATCACACACTGGCACTAATGTCCCTGCAGGGGGAGTCCTTGTATCAATTTCCCTAACACAATGTTGATCTCTAAAGGCAATCCCTCCTGAGTGTTGCTCAGAATAAGGAAGGTTCTACatttagaatcctgggagttgcagttttactatatctttaaccttctctgccaaataattctTGTGCCTCGCCAAAGTACAATCCCAGAGTTCCACAGCATTAAATCATAGCAGATAAAATGGTGTGAAACTTCATTAAATCTGCAGTGTGAATGGACCCTGAATCTCAAGCTTCAAATAGTCTCCAAAAATTGCACAGTTTTGAAAGTCTTCCTTTCTGTGAGAAGAAAATAGTTTACTGgggtgttgtaagtttttcgggctatatggccatgttctaggagcattctctcctgacgtttcgcttgcatctatggcaagcaccctcagaggatgtgaggtctgaaaaacctacaacaacccagtgattctagccatgaaagcctacgacaATACAAAATAGTTTACATTatttccttcaggaagaaaagTAGTAAAGAGTTACATCCCAAGTCATTACCATTTTTATACAGTTACTATAAAGCCTTAAGAAAAATGACTGCTATAATATTACTCTTTTGCTCTAGAATTCTTCTCGGCCCCAACCACCTCAGAAAGCTCTCCCTGCTAATCCAGTTCCTGCAAACAACAGAGCTGGGATGCCCAGGATAAATACAGGCACAGCAGCAAGACCACCATACAGTTCTTCAAGGAGTGTGGGAGTACATAGGACCTTGACAGAGGTGAGATATGTAAGatggaaaagggagagagaagtaTGAAACAAAACAGCTTTCCCCAATTGCAGCTTGGTGTAGTGTTTCCAGTGTTGGACTAGATTTGGTGAATTCagttttgagtccccttcagagccATGACATTCGCTAGATGACTTGGTCTACTCACTCTGTCTCAGCATGACCTACTTCATATGATTAGTATAAGAATAAAATGGGAAAGAGCAGGATAGTCTTTGTTGgaggaaaggcaagatataaatttaAGTGATAAATGAATGTAGAGAGTCAGCATGATGTAGTAGTTTAAactttggattatttatttatttatttcaaacatttatatcctgcccttcttacccttgaagagggactcaggacggcttacaactggcaatcattagatgccacacaaacaagagcaataaaataacaattagaACATTAACTaaacagcaaattaaaacattcatttaaaagttaACAAATCCaagtcatagagggagatatgttcagacaaataagctgggccagaactgtatggggctttatagaccaaagtcGTGTAGATtatgggccaggcatgtagccggggggggggggggggggggcttgaggggcttaaccccccccccgaaattctcatggtggttcgcgaaaaggccttactgatgcattatttaaactgttatgtttattcatatcatgatctgatcaccatattcaatatatcccatatgcatgggggtattggggtaatgatacaaaaggtttgctaggctagaccctctttcactcagactcagcccccccgaaacccccctgaaaaaaattcagcccccccccccccccgaaacgaaatcctggctacgggcctgttatgGGCCCATCTACATGGACCACATATCCCAAAGTGGGTGAAAAGTCAATCTGTAACATCCACATGATACATGGGGCCTTTTAATGCAGATTTGCCCCTTTTTAGATATAACTCAGGAAAGCTTTGGAGCTTACTTGAATGGagcaggtccacactttggtGTGTGTATGAATACCTGAGCCAGTTCTGATTCAAAATTAGCCCCATTGTTCTCATTGACCAGTGTCACCATCCCACTTTTCCCATGCTCTACAGCACGGGGAAAAATGGGATGGCACTCACCTATTATCAGTTTCTGTCACTGCTATAGCAACCATAGAGCTCTGAAGAGCTCCTGGCTATCACTTGATACCTTCACCAACATTGGTAAAGGCACTGACAAAACTTGGAGAAGGGAGGTTGTTGTTCTTTGCTCCCCTCCCTTGTCCAAATTGCCTGGACATCCTTTTCTGGCATTAACAAAGGTGCTgaacaatggccaggagctctcagTCCATGACCATCACTATGGTGGCAAATAATGACAAAGGTAAGGATGACTGTCCAGTGGGGCTAATCAGAGTTTAGCCCAACTGGACAGAAGAAACTCTTCTCCTGCCACTGACGCAATTCAGGAGAGGAGACATGTAAACCCCATGGCAGAATCAGGTGCTGGTTCAAGCAGCAATAATTTGGACCAGCCCTGGATTTTGTGGCCTGCATAGATGGGccttgtgactctggagaccagggtttgaattgctGCTCAAGCAGGAAAACCCACGGGGTGACCTTGGACAGGTTACATTCTCTTTGCCTCACATGGAGAAAATGAATAAATAGTGTATTAGGGTACATATTTATGGTATTTTGTCAGATGCTCGACAACATAGTTTTGTGTAGATCacgaaggttgtttttttttgttttttttgaaaaaaatcaatgtcataaaaatgcaacatagaattgtgtTGGAAACTTTTCTGCTACAGttatttgatttgtttttgtaAACTTTACAACTACTTGAGGATGAATGCTGGCACTAATAATGACCACTGATAAGCTACACAGAATTCTTGAGAAGAATTAAAAAATTTCCTAAACCTGGATATTCTGGATGGGAGATTGAATTGTAAAACATATTAGCAGCCCACTGTGGATCTTATTTCTGGGTAAACACAGATCAGGCTATCACTTTGTTACATT
This genomic interval from Anolis sagrei isolate rAnoSag1 chromosome 2, rAnoSag1.mat, whole genome shotgun sequence contains the following:
- the ADAM19 gene encoding disintegrin and metalloproteinase domain-containing protein 19 isoform X2: MKSSFLCGGHMEVLEIIKDLFAPGYTETHYTQSGLPQTIMLNNTDHCFYHGIVRGIEDSSVALSTCNGLRGLIVLRNNLSYILEPLPHNQKQHLIYRSEHLKVPRGSCGNQNSKFWAMDWLNKLASQAESGHHRIKRDDQQSMKYVELLLVADYAEFQKHNYDLQATKNKLVEAANYVDKFYKSLNIRIALVGLEVWNDHNMCEISENPHSTLWSFLSWRRKILKYRKHDNAQLITGMSFHGTTIGLAPLMAMCSAYQSGGVNMDHSDNAIGVAATMAHEMGHNFGMSHDSTGCCTASAKDGGCIMAAATGHPFPRVFNSCNKKELDRYLQSGGGMCLYNMPDTKMLYGGQRCGNGYLEEGEECDCGEVEECNNPCCNAADCSLKPGAECAHGTCCHLCKLIAPGTLCRDQARSCDLPEYCTGKSPFCPANFYQLDGTPCADGRAYCYSGMCLTYEQQCVQLWGYGARPAPDLCFEKVNAAGDSYGNCGKDIYGRYKKCNTRDAKCGKIQCQSSASKPLESNAVAIDTTILLNGRQIRCRGTHVYRNEENEGDMLDPGLVMAGTKCGDSHICFEGHCRNTSFFETGDCEKKCNGHGVCNNNQNCHCFSGWAPPFCDKSGNGGSLDSGPMPPKNLLAITVGILVSIVFLIVIGVVFCYYKWRTKLVPLKKMITIPKKTQQFSTTPPIQNVANGHANPAFKLKTPQEQRKVLGIQNIPPKPEVLYCQPPPELGVHARPPPPLLANYTRNPPIPGGQSETKNLPRRTPPNRPAPPAPKVTVSQNSSRPQPPQKALPANPVPANNRAGMPRINTGTAARPPYSSSRSVGVHRTLTEDLAIKSTGAVNTLKFQR